From Streptomyces griseorubiginosus, one genomic window encodes:
- a CDS encoding McrC family protein has translation MPERTEVRLGEYESVPLDIAQLTSRDVDRLHALQAGGHLTLRADRSGWRLRADSCVGVLILDRVRIVIEPKFAIPGDRLMGWLAYALDAPTPVRTTSRRWATGPEGYADLVAAALLEQCEQLVREGLRRDYVRHQSVEPVLRGRLDFAAQATRRYGQLDQLHIRTFDRETDIWDNRVLGTALSVALKLTAGSGLARDLHGIAGAFPRAATPDAALRALDRIRYTRLNARYRPAHTWARLLLRGGGVTDLLTDLGSTADGLLLPMPALWEAVVRRLGAEAAAPCGGHAVPSSGETGITVRGDLGNTSTFRPDLLLSLATPDRPHRVLLPVDAKYKRYDRHGVSAADIHQLLTYSVGYAPADAPNAVIVHPQPGGHAHRVLRIDGSQGRLGTVHVIGVDTHTPPQRAAAWLTERAASVCGRSSH, from the coding sequence ATGCCTGAGCGCACCGAGGTCCGCCTCGGCGAGTACGAGTCCGTTCCGCTGGACATCGCACAGCTCACGTCCCGGGATGTCGATCGCCTGCACGCCCTTCAGGCAGGGGGTCACCTCACCCTGCGCGCCGACCGCTCCGGATGGCGGCTGCGGGCGGACTCGTGCGTCGGAGTCCTGATCCTCGACCGCGTCCGCATCGTGATCGAGCCCAAGTTCGCCATCCCGGGCGACCGGCTCATGGGCTGGCTCGCCTACGCCCTGGACGCGCCCACGCCCGTCCGGACGACGTCACGACGCTGGGCCACCGGCCCGGAAGGCTACGCCGACCTCGTGGCAGCGGCCCTCCTGGAGCAGTGCGAGCAGCTGGTGCGCGAGGGGCTGCGCCGCGACTACGTCCGTCACCAGAGCGTGGAACCGGTGCTGCGGGGGCGACTGGACTTCGCCGCCCAGGCCACGCGTCGGTACGGACAACTGGACCAGTTACACATACGCACCTTCGACCGTGAGACCGACATCTGGGACAACCGCGTCCTGGGGACCGCCCTGAGTGTCGCGCTCAAGCTGACGGCCGGCTCTGGGCTGGCTCGCGACCTGCACGGGATCGCCGGCGCGTTTCCGCGGGCCGCCACCCCGGACGCGGCACTGCGCGCCCTGGACCGCATCAGGTACACGCGCCTGAACGCCCGCTACCGTCCCGCGCACACCTGGGCACGCCTGCTGCTGCGCGGTGGAGGCGTCACCGACCTGCTCACCGACCTGGGCAGCACGGCGGACGGCCTCCTTCTGCCCATGCCCGCGCTCTGGGAAGCCGTCGTACGACGCCTCGGCGCCGAGGCCGCCGCCCCGTGCGGCGGACACGCCGTCCCCAGCAGCGGCGAGACGGGCATCACCGTCCGCGGGGACCTCGGCAACACCTCGACCTTCCGCCCCGACCTGCTCCTGAGCCTCGCGACGCCTGACCGGCCTCACCGCGTACTGCTGCCCGTGGACGCCAAGTACAAGCGCTACGACCGCCACGGCGTCAGCGCCGCCGACATCCATCAACTCCTCACCTACAGCGTCGGCTACGCCCCCGCAGACGCTCCCAACGCGGTGATCGTCCATCCCCAGCCGGGCGGCCATGCCCATCGTGTTCTGCGGATCGACGGCTCGCAGGGCAGGCTCGGCACCGTTCACGTCATCGGCGTCGACACCCACACGCCCCCTCAACGAGCGGCCGCGTGGCTCACCGAGCGGGCCGCATCGGTCTGCGGACGATCGTCGCACTGA